atgctGTTAATTGGGTTTTCATTTTGATCTTGAAACTCAGTGTCCCCCACAAAGCTCCTGCTGCTGCATGATGTCTGCAAACTCTTGGAAAGTTCACTTCTTTGTATATTTGATCGAACAGCTCTATTTGAAGCTGAACCAACATCACAGTCTAAGTTATCAATTGGCTTTTCATTCTCATTCAGAAACTCTGCACCAACAACAAAGCTTCTGCCACTGCATGAGGTCTGAGCACGTTTGGAAAGTTCACGTCTGTCCTCATTTGATCCAGCAACTGTAATTGTATCCAATCCAACATCAGCTTTCAAACTGTTAGTTGGCTTTTCGATTTGACTTTGAAACTCCATGTCCACAACAAAGCTCGTGCTACTGCAAGAAGTCTGTGCACCTTTAAAATGTTCCATTCCCTCTAGATTTGATTGAACAACTTTACTTGTATCCAATCCAGTAACTggcttttctctttctttttggtATTGAAACTCCGTGTCAGCAACAAAGCCCCTGCTGCTGCAAGATGTCTGCGCACTATCCGAAATTCCAATCCTTGGTACATTTGACTCAACAACTCTACCACCATCCAATGTCACATCATTGCTTATGTTGTGAAttgcattttcatttagatTTCGAAGCTTGGAACCTAAAACAAAGCTCCTGGTACTGCATGAAGTCTGCTCACTTTTGGAAAGTTCAAATCTTTTGCCATTTGATTCTGAACTATTAGTACCATGTATTTTCACATCACCTAATCCATTTGAGGGAGAATAAAAAGAAGCTTCTGGTTCTTTATTTTCTAATAATTTCTTGGGAATGTACCTTACTGGAACCGAATTGCTGTAGTCTCTCCTCCTTGAACAGCTAATAATTCCCATCTTCATCTTCTTTTTCACCCTAACAAGTAAAAGTTCGAGTCTTTTTCACTACAATCAAGTTTGTACATCGAAAAAACTATCGCCCACGTTTAAGAACAAAAACTCTAACTTTGCACTAGAATGCAGCTAGCTGGATTCCCAggattaatatatttttttttctcgatagaaaaagaaagggaaacgGGAGAATTACTCACCAGGGGATCAGAAGGACTTGCCTCTGTAGCTGAATTGCAGTTCTGGGGATTAGATTTGCAGATGAAATCGCCATTATTGGTTTCGAGTTTGAGAGTGGAATCATAAAACTAAAACCCTAGGCAACAAAGCATAATTGTGGGAATTATGAGGTTTTATCCGTGCCTGATAGCGTTAAAGAGTAGTCTCAAAAAGCGAACCCGCTTCTCAAAGTGTCACTAGCACTCGGAAATGAGCACGCTTCAGCCGTTTTTCAGTTGTGATAATCACCCCAACGACTGAACTCCCACTTCTACTGTGCAGAACATGGAAGAACCCCAGTTATCTTCCTGATGCCAATTGCTTCACTTGTGAAAGTAGGTTctccaatttatttgatgaaacATATGGAAGGCTTTCGGGGgcaaaaagaattaaaaaaaaaaaaggtgtcgTGACAGTAATATACCACCCACTTAATCCTTTTACTAgtacaataaaaaaaagaagtgttGAAACTTTTGGCTTCAATTTTGGATGAGAAACAGGCAAAATTTAGGGGGTTgaatttctttgtttatttactAGAAAGAATCAAGCAGGCCACTAATTCATGGATGCTTGAAGGTCCTCAGACTCTGTGATAGTTCATTTGCTGATTTCATCAGGGGAGTTCCAAAATAAACCATATGTTATCAGAAAGCcaaaataagatttttttttttttaaaaaaagtgctGGATGATTACCCAAGATGTATGCAGTTTGATGACACTTCACTAAAACTAAATCCTGACACACTTTATTTGATAACCAAGGAGAAAATCACCAGTACATGTTACAAAAATTTCCAGACCATAATAATCCCACTCATTCTGTCATCCAAGCATAAAGGAAATGGCAGAATTCAGTGCAGGATAATTCTTCCGGTCTTAAATCACAATTATCACCACTTGGAGCATCATGGTCTAAATTTCTTCTACCATAGTCGTTATCAAATTCACATTCAAGAGTACCTTGCATGAAAATGAATGTCCCAGGTCCTGATTCATTGCTATTGTATAACCAATCGTGCACATCCCAGAAAATCTGTACAGGCACGTCATCCACTAATAGAATTTCATTTCCCCTGAATCTCCAATGCAAGTTGGGAATTCGTAGCGACTCAACGCCATCCACACTAATCCACATTTCAGGATCATAAGGCCCTGATAGAGCAGACTCGATTATGATGTGATGTTCCTTTTTACCTTTGCCCAACATGGTTCTGGTGCAAAAACACCTCTTGGCAAAAACACTCTCTTTCTTATGCACTAATGCAGCATCCATCGGCGACGGTTTTGACCTGGTTCTTTTATATGCTTCTGTCTTTTGATCACCAAGCAATAAAACAAGCTCTTTTTCAGAGACCAAAGCAACATAGTAATCAGAGACTGGTTCCGGGCTGCTGGAAAAATTTGCTGTCCTTAAATCCCAAAAGACATCCACTCTTCTTTCGCCAACTTTGAAGGATTTTAGACCTTTTTTGCCCCAAAACTGCCAGGTTTTGAGATCTATTTTGCATGTTGAATGATTTTCCTCAGAAGGGTTCTCAACCAAGATGTGAAGAGAGTGGCCCATTAAACTTTTGGACCATGATACCATGATGTCCCGAGACAATCCTGCAAGTCTGGCCCTGTGGATGCAGGTTACAAAATTCTCTATAGTTTCATTTGCCACGGCCTCCGTTAATCGTCTCTGCTCAAGTTGCTCAGGATCCAAAGAGGATGCAGTTTCCACAGGGAATGCAACCATTTTTCAgtattttgcatgaaatttaCATCCCTCACTATTTTGACAGTGAAAACGACAGAACAGGCATTGTTCCTTAAGCAGGGATGATATCATATCCCATTTTCATTCTGGAAATACAAAATCTTCTCTATATCTGATATCATCTTCAATCATCTAGAGACACAAATCTGTTCATGGGTGCGGTTGAATTTCCCCGAGAAAGAAAATATTCAGCCATGGCCCAACTAAAAGAGCAAGAATTTGCATGTACCTTCCAAGATGAAAATTGTGCCTGGAAATTCTGATTGAATTCTGGTGGATGCCTGCATGTGCATGAAGATTATAACCATACAACACACACGTACGAGTTAAAGGATTTACCAATGTTTTTGCACCATTTCTTTTGTCAATACAATATCATCACACCAAGACCAATGACCGCAACAATTTGCCCTAATAGAGCATAAATTGATCGCAAAGATGCGATTTTTGAATAATGTGGAAGGTCCTGCTACGAACCGGGCAAATAATTTGGTAGCAAATACTTCAAAACTCggtttcttgttttttttcctaatttttaaaCATTTACGTACAATCCGTAAGGCAGAATGCCAAGTGGCTAAATTTAAGTGTCCTTGAGTAAAATAAGCATACCATCTAACGTCTTTGAAAATAAAACATGTAAGATGACATGAGACTCACCTAGTGAACGGTGGGAAAAATAAAATGGATTAGAAACTATCCCTCGAGTTGTCCATATCTTATGTCGATCCTCGGAACTTCTGGCACTGTAAATTAGCTCCAAATTTAATCATAAATCAAGCTTTTGCTGAAATGTATtctggaaagaaacaaaagcacTCTTATTGCAATGGAATTTGATTATCATTTGATGATAAATGTATGAAGCAAAAATAATCAACTGTACGCCTTGACAGTCAACCCATAATGTGTTGTAGAAGCAGCGGTTTCTCTATCTCTAGACGATCACTTTGAAGTGTCGTTTGGCATTCCTTAAAGTTCAATTAGGAGAAATTTTGCCTACTGCTCCGAGGTGTTAATCATGTGGTATTAGTGTTAGCTGGTTCTTGTAAAATGTCACAAGTCTATTGGCTTCCTACCTTGACAtcgatgaaaaaaaaaaacaaacttgTATTTGCTTTAATGGGTTTTCAGGAAAATTAAGTTTTGCCCCTTCTTCTGGCTGTAATGTTTGATGATTAAACAGAGGTGGAGGAAGTAGGAACTGAGAGAAGagagcaaataaaagacacgtAGACTTTTTACATATCATATTATAAAAAGTGTTtcagtaattattctaaataatatttcaaatgacACTACTCTATCTAAATACTCCAGTTatatttaggaaagtttccgtGTACATATCAAGAACTGAAAGTTAATTTGATTATCCACAAATAATAGTCAAAACAAACTGAAAATGGTTCTGGTACACCAGCGTGTTCTGTTCCCTACAAACTAGACATTCTCCAACTGGGATTCATCCTCGTATAGTTTTCTTGATAGAGAGTATAGGACAGTAGACACGAAATAAGAATAGCTGTACAAAGACTTCACAATTATTAGCGGCTGACACCTTTCTCAAGGAACAACAAAAAATTTCCCTCGAGGTGTAGATCTGCTTCTTCGGAACTCCGAGGTGGACGAGTTGCTTGCTTCCTTGAGATTTTGAATTGTGCTATTGGAAATTTTATTCTCATGTTTCCCAGCATAGACAGACTCCGTTGGCTGTATCAGTTCTCTGCATTTAGATCTAATAGTAAGTTACAATGGTTAATGCAATAAAAGATGCAGCGTTTTAGATTTATTTGCTGATACAAAGAAAACCTTTAAGAAGTTGACAGAGCTCATACTCAAAAGttacaatgattaaatgtttaTCCATACCTAGGTTCAACATTTTGAGAGTTCCTCGAGAAGTTCCTCTGAAGCTTTTTCAACCTCATGGTATTACCATAAACTGGTGATCCAACACGTTCATCACCGTGCTCATTATCTATTTCCAAGAACTCGCTTTTCTGAGCCTCTTCCATCATTCTACCGTTGTCCACATTAGTAAGCAGAGTAACTCCAATGTCAGACTTTTGGTTTTTAGTAATATTTTGATGCTTGCTCTTAACCTTACTCTCAGGTTTAGTTTTCCTAATACCACCTTGTCGAACATTAAGTGCCTGTTTAAACTGCTCCTGATCATCATGTTCTACATTAACTTTTCTGGAGACAATTCTTTGGAGACTGTGCAGTGTCTCAGAAATGTTATCCTGCTTAACTGGTGGCTCCTGAGAAGCCGGATATGACCTTGTGTAACTATCTGTCGAGGGAACAATTGAAGGTACAGCAACCATGGATTTGTTTGTAGGGACTCTTGCTGGAAAAGGTAGTCTCATGACCGGTGGGTTATCAAGTGTCTCAGGCTTAATCCTACTTCTGATGACAGCACTCCTATCCGTTGAAACTGATCTTCTAACAGGTGGGGATGGTGATCTTGCCTTATTGAAACCTACAGATCTCTCTTCAGCAAGGAAAGGAATTTTTGGTACAATATCCTTGTCGGTGAACTTAGCCGGGAACCGGGACCTCCTCTGCTTGCCTGAAGAACAGCTTCTTACCTGAAATTAAGTTCAACCAGGACTTAGGGGGCTAAGACTTCGTGCATTATAAAAAGTGCACATTAGTCAGTCAGACTTCCAACTTCCAAAAGGATGTTCAATGATCACTGCTAGTTAGGTAATACCTTAGAATATCATAACCCTACAACTCTCTGTATGGTATGTAATTGGTATAAAGGTTTCTGTCATGTACCTCGGAGCTTCGAGTGTCGTCAATGGTACTACGCTGATTATTTTCAGGCTTCATGCTGGCAGTAACATTGGATTTTGGCATACGAAGAGGTGATATAGCACCTCTTATACTGGCTCCACTTCTTAGTTGCTGTAGTTCAGCATCCTTTTTCTCCAATGTGAGCTTGAGGTTTGTGATCTTATACAAACAAGGAAAGAATAAGTTTTGGTCACTAGTAGAAAACGTATTGACTCTGAAactaaataagttatcaaactAGAGCTAACCTCATCTTTAAATTCTCGAATTTCCCCACTTTCCTTATTAGATCGAGCAGCTCCAAGGTCTATTGAGGCCACTCTCTCGGCAAACTTCAGGGTACTTACTGTCTCTCCTATAGCATTAACCATGGGATTTATATGCACAAACATCAGCGTCTTTGCATGGCCACCTAAGTCAAAGATGAAAATTGATCCGTCAACTGTAATGCTTCAGAGATAAATGACTAACAACTAGCTCTGTAGCACTAGGCATACTTCTGAGGTGAATTTGTTGACTAATTAAATCAGCAAAGTGCGTGATATTACCTAGAGAATCCTGTAACACTTGGGTGAGCTTGCTATTTCTGTAAGGAATATGTGAAGTCTTCTGAGCAAGAGAGGAAATAACATCTCCCAGTGCAGAAAGAGATCTGTTTATATGTTGGGCTTCCTTCAGTCTCTCGCCAACGGCTTCAGATTTATCCACTCTCTCACTTCCAGCTAGATCCACCAGGTGAAGGCAGCCCTTTAATGTGGATCCAGAAACCAACTCTTTCCCACGGACATGAACTGTTAAGATACTACACACACCACACACACCaaaagtgataaaactaaggtcTATTACGAAAATCATTAAGAAACAACATTAGACTAGAGcggaagaaagggaaaagaaaattaattaaaaaaaaaaag
Above is a genomic segment from Coffea eugenioides isolate CCC68of chromosome 5, Ceug_1.0, whole genome shotgun sequence containing:
- the LOC113770428 gene encoding uncharacterized protein LOC113770428 isoform X2 gives rise to the protein MIPLSNSKPIMAISSANLIPRTAIQLQRQVLLIPWVKKKMKMGIISCSRRRDYSNSVPVSSESNGKRFELSKSEQTSCSTRSFVLGSKLRNLNENAIHNISNDVTLDGGRVVESNVPRIGISDSAQTSCSSRGFVADTEFQYQKEREKPVTGLDTSKVVQSNLEGMEHFKGAQTSCSSTSFVVDMEFQSQIEKPTNSLKADVGLDTITVAGSNEDRRELSKRAQTSCSGRSFVVGAEFLNENEKPIDNLDCDVGSASNRAVRSNIQRSELSKSLQTSCSSRSFVGDTEFQDQNENPINSIKNNIGFGTSRVVQSNEQRRDLSKSAQTSSCGQICIVDNKFQSQYAKRIDYHAGLGIGEELDDHMQYDSYEVMEELEGFSEEESNQDHRIQGSRIKKDVEKLAIELLATRW
- the LOC113770428 gene encoding uncharacterized protein LOC113770428 isoform X1, whose translation is MIPLSNSKPIMAISSANLIPRTAIQLQRQVLLIPWVKKKMKMGIISCSRRRDYSNSVPVRYIPKKLLENKEPEASFYSPSNGLGDVKIHGTNSSESNGKRFELSKSEQTSCSTRSFVLGSKLRNLNENAIHNISNDVTLDGGRVVESNVPRIGISDSAQTSCSSRGFVADTEFQYQKEREKPVTGLDTSKVVQSNLEGMEHFKGAQTSCSSTSFVVDMEFQSQIEKPTNSLKADVGLDTITVAGSNEDRRELSKRAQTSCSGRSFVVGAEFLNENEKPIDNLDCDVGSASNRAVRSNIQRSELSKSLQTSCSSRSFVGDTEFQDQNENPINSIKNNIGFGTSRVVQSNEQRRDLSKSAQTSSCGQICIVDNKFQSQYAKRIDYHAGLGIGEELDDHMQYDSYEVMEELEGFSEEESNQDHRIQGSRIKKDVEKLAIELLATRW
- the LOC113771984 gene encoding uncharacterized protein LOC113771984, with product MVAFPVETASSLDPEQLEQRRLTEAVANETIENFVTCIHRARLAGLSRDIMVSWSKSLMGHSLHILVENPSEENHSTCKIDLKTWQFWGKKGLKSFKVGERRVDVFWDLRTANFSSSPEPVSDYYVALVSEKELVLLLGDQKTEAYKRTRSKPSPMDAALVHKKESVFAKRCFCTRTMLGKGKKEHHIIIESALSGPYDPEMWISVDGVESLRIPNLHWRFRGNEILLVDDVPVQIFWDVHDWLYNSNESGPGTFIFMQGTLECEFDNDYGRRNLDHDAPSGDNCDLRPEELSCTEFCHFLYAWMTE
- the LOC113770427 gene encoding kinesin-like protein KIN-14F isoform X2, whose protein sequence is MLIAKSNQVGLILKKILNDDGIPRSKSEVLEMILKYLGQRSSLASSNLSKFCICGRKREDIAQTNVSPVGNVEVLDVQQRQLEELKSFSRETKKEFQLFQKVHVEELKRLEHHIKGLEVAASSYHKVLEENRMLYNQVQDLKGTIRVYCRVRPFLPGQSDGQSTVDYIGDNGDIMIVNPHKQGKDARRIFTFNKVFGTNATQQQIYMDTQPLVRSVLDGYNVCIFAYGQTGSGKTYTMSGPDLTAEETWGVNYRALRDLFHISKERMEFIEYEVGVQMIEIYNEQVRDLLVIDGTNRRLDVRNNSQLNGLNVPDACLILVKCTQDVLDLMRIGQQNRAVGATALNERSSRSHSILTVHVRGKELVSGSTLKGCLHLVDLAGSERVDKSEAVGERLKEAQHINRSLSALGDVISSLAQKTSHIPYRNSKLTQVLQDSLGGHAKTLMFVHINPMVNAIGETVSTLKFAERVASIDLGAARSNKESGEIREFKDEITNLKLTLEKKDAELQQLRSGASIRGAISPLRMPKSNVTASMKPENNQRSTIDDTRSSEVRSCSSGKQRRSRFPAKFTDKDIVPKIPFLAEERSVGFNKARSPSPPVRRSVSTDRSAVIRSRIKPETLDNPPVMRLPFPARVPTNKSMVAVPSIVPSTDSYTRSYPASQEPPVKQDNISETLHSLQRIVSRKVNVEHDDQEQFKQALNVRQGGIRKTKPESKVKSKHQNITKNQKSDIGVTLLTNVDNGRMMEEAQKSEFLEIDNEHGDERVGSPVYGNTMRLKKLQRNFSRNSQNVEPRELIQPTESVYAGKHENKISNSTIQNLKEASNSSTSEFRRSRSTPRGKFFVVP